TATTACAAGCCAGAATCTTGACTAGGAAGATCCTTCAGTAGACCTTCACAAGCATCGACAAGTAAGTCAATTACCCGATTAAATCCCTCTGGACCACCGTAGTATGGATCTGGAACTTCTTTAAGGTTGTGCCTAGAGCAAAAGTCACATATTAAGTGTACTTTGTGGCGATATTTTCTAGCTGGGTCAAGAGAAAGGATGTCCTCATAGTTATCTTGATCCATCGCCAAAATCAAATCAAAGTTTTCAAAATCAGACTTTTGAAATTGGCGTGCTTTTCCGAGCAGTTTAATTTGCAGCTTTTGTCGTGCAGCAAAACTCATGCGTGAATCAGGTGGACTACCGGTGTGATAACTTGATGTTCCAGCAGAGTCACAAACAATGCGCTCACTCAACCCAGCCTGCTCGATCAGATGGTTCATTATATTTTCTGCCGCTGGCGAGCGGCAGATGTTTCCTAAGCAGACAAACAGCAGCTTGTAGGGCATAAATATTCACTGTTATTTGTTTTTGTCATTAGTGTTATGCTAATGACAAATAACTCATGACCCTTCGCTTATCTCCTCCACAAGAGGCTGCGCTCTGGGGTTACTCGCCTCTATTCGGAAGTTCTCAGCAAAGCTTATGCTCACTGATGACTACAATCCTGGAAGTTCTAGCCCACTAGTTAATTCTTCCATACGTTCGCGCATTGTTGCAGTTGATTTGTTGTAAGCGTCTTTCATTGCTGCTGTTACAAGATCGCAAAGGACATCTGCTCCTTCCTGTACTGCGTTTGGAGAGATTTCCACTCGCTTCGGTTCTTGGTTACCGCTAACAACAACCTTGACTAAACCACCGCCAGCTTCTCCTTGAATTTCCATTTGTTCCAATTCTTCTTGGAGTCGCTTTGCGCCTTCTTGAACTTGCTGCGCTTTTTTAAAGGCATCAGCCAATTCTCTCATTTTTCCCAAGCCAAAGCCAAATCCCTGTCCTTTTCCTGTCATAATCTCTAGTCCAAGTGTGCTTTGAATGACAAATCAAATTCAATTATAGATGTCGTGAGTAAATTGTAGAGAGATATAAGTCATTGCTTTGTTTACACGCAAGGAATAAATCAAAAAATGGAACTTCCTCTTATCTACAACATTCAAAGCACTTAGAAATAGATTTTCTTACGTTCTTGTCGGGTTCAATAGTTGATTAACCTTACCATGTCTAAATTTTTCAACTCTGTCATCCAAATGTAACAAATAATACAGCAAAATGTAATATTTCAAGTAGTTAGTAGATGATGACTTTAACTTGTTAACCTTAAGATGGATTTAATATTAACTTTATAAATCAACTTAATGGTAGTTATCTATTGGTAATCCTGTCATAGTATGAGAAATAAGAGTACTATTATTACCTGTGTTTACTTATAGTGCTTATAAAAACAAACTCAAGGCAAAAAATTCTTAGGGATCTACTGTCCATGCCCTTGACGATCCTCATAGTAGATGATGACTTGGGCACTCGTCTATCTATCAGCGATTACCTTGAACTGTCTGGCTACTCAGTAATGACAGCCGATGATGGTCAAGAGGCTTTGACAATCGTGGAGGAGCATCATCCTGACTTGATTGTCACTGACATCATCATGCCACGAATGAATGGATATGACTTAGTGAGGCGAGTGCGTCAACAACCAGGTTTCCGATTGTTACCTGTAATATTACTAACAGCCAGAACCAAGACTCAGGAAAGAATTCTAGGCTATCAATCGGGATGCGATTTATACTTGCCTAAACCTTTTGAGCTAGAAGAGTTGGCTGCAGCAATTCGCAATCTTTTAGAGCGATCGCAAATTATTCAATCAGAGTACGGTTTTTATCATCAAGAAAATTTAGTCACTCATACTCCCACAAAATCGCCGGACACCAATAACTCTGATCTGACTGGTATTCAAAAACCCGAAATGTTCTCTGAGTTAACTCCCAGAGAACAACAAGTTCTGGAACTATTGACTCATGGTCTTTCTAATGCTGAAATCGGCCAGGAATTGCATCTGAGTTCAAGAACTGTGGAAAAGTACGTCAGCAGTTTATTAAGAAAAACTTTCACT
This portion of the Brasilonema sennae CENA114 genome encodes:
- a CDS encoding YbaB/EbfC family nucleoid-associated protein; the encoded protein is MTGKGQGFGFGLGKMRELADAFKKAQQVQEGAKRLQEELEQMEIQGEAGGGLVKVVVSGNQEPKRVEISPNAVQEGADVLCDLVTAAMKDAYNKSTATMRERMEELTSGLELPGL
- a CDS encoding low molecular weight protein-tyrosine-phosphatase, with translation MPYKLLFVCLGNICRSPAAENIMNHLIEQAGLSERIVCDSAGTSSYHTGSPPDSRMSFAARQKLQIKLLGKARQFQKSDFENFDLILAMDQDNYEDILSLDPARKYRHKVHLICDFCSRHNLKEVPDPYYGGPEGFNRVIDLLVDACEGLLKDLPSQDSGL
- a CDS encoding response regulator transcription factor, encoding MPLTILIVDDDLGTRLSISDYLELSGYSVMTADDGQEALTIVEEHHPDLIVTDIIMPRMNGYDLVRRVRQQPGFRLLPVILLTARTKTQERILGYQSGCDLYLPKPFELEELAAAIRNLLERSQIIQSEYGFYHQENLVTHTPTKSPDTNNSDLTGIQKPEMFSELTPREQQVLELLTHGLSNAEIGQELHLSSRTVEKYVSSLLRKTFTSNRAELVRFAIKHGLVE